Genomic DNA from Ctenopharyngodon idella isolate HZGC_01 chromosome 1, HZGC01, whole genome shotgun sequence:
ttagttcatgttagttaaaacattaatattaacaaatgaaccttattgtaaagtgttaacaaaatttttttaaaaaaagcaatacTTTACTGTTGGGATATTTAAGGAAACGTTGActcaaaaaaaagttgtgtcatcatttactcacctgtaagactttctttcttctatgaAAAACAAAGGTAGATTCATGAGAAACAGTCACTGTGagtgtcaagctccaaaaagcctATATAAGCACAATGAAAGTATCATAACAGTGGTCCATATGAATTGTGTACTGTTTTTCAAGTTATCTGCAGTCACCATATATTCCTTTGTGtaaggaacagactgaaatgtaTTCACTATTCTCTGAAAATCATCCCCTTCGCCATTCAGATCTGACACATTAATGATAATGAGATCAACAGATAAAGAGATGAAACTCTGCACACTTTGTTGGTTTGCATGTGTATCATCAGCAAGGCAGATCTGAGGAACATGAGGAACATCATGTGAGAACTAGTCTTGAGCTTAAAGATCACAGTGCagcacataaatatatatatgcatgtatagTGTGTGTGTCCTCCAACTGAATCCGGATAATGCTAAACCTCCAGATCCGTGTAAAATCAGTCCTGGAATCTCTGCAGCATCTCACAAGTCTTCTTGCCTAGAACCTCGTGGATCTTCTTCAGGCGTCGATCAGATATGGGCCTGACGTAACTATCGGGGAGAATCACGGCCGTGCCGTCCTGCACCTCGCCCATGACCAGCAGGGGGAGCTGGTGGTGCTGTGTGATATTGGGACAGGGGCAGCTCCAGTCCATACGCATCAGCAGCACCTCCAGGTGTTGCGTATTAAAGAGCTGCAGGCCCATCTTCTCATCACGCAGGACCTGCTGCAAATGGAATCGAGCGATTCCCGAGTCCAGCTCTTCAATTAGTTCGGTGAGCCGTCCGACGATGGCAAAGTCACTGCGACAAAGACTCGCCACTATCTTTCCTCTCGGCCGGCAGTTTTTACACGGACGCCGCTTTGGCTGCGGGCAGCTGGCTTCGCATTCTTTACGCGTGCGGAAGTTGTTCTTGTTTCCATGGCAGCCACCGTAGACGAATGCCATGCACTGCTTCATGAGGCTGTTGTAGGCCCAGCGAGCCTCCCAGTGTTTACAGGGTCCCTGAACGGCCGGCAGTGAGCACACACCCAGCCCTTCACGCTGACAAGACGCCCGGCACTCCTCATATGTCTCGAAACGATTGCGGCCGCCCTCACAGCCTCCGTGCGCAAACGCGTGGCAGGAGCCCCGGGCCGCGTCGTAGAACCAGTCTACTCGCTTCTCGCCGCACTCGCCCCGCTCCACGGCCGCCAAGCAGTCGGCCGGCGAGAATGGGCGTCCCAACAGCAAGCCTGCCTCGGGGTCGTCGAAGAAGTCCTCATTGTCACGTCTGACGATGGAAAGCGGGTAATCGGCTCGCAGCACGCCAGCGGAGTTCCGCGCGATGCAGGTGTAGATTCCAGTGTCCCACATCTGGGCATTATACACCACGAGCTGGCCGATGTTGGTTATGACAACATTCCCATACATCTGGTCCGGCCGCATGACGATTTGCTCATGCACCTCAGACTGCTTCTCCCAGGTGACGTCGGGCTTCGGGTGGCCAATCACATCGCAGTGAAAGCTGGCCGTTCCGCCCAGGTAAATGACCTGGTGCTGTGGGTTGGAGTAGAGGGTGGGTGGAAAGGGCTCGATGTCGTCAGCGGTGGACGTGGGTTGAGCCGTGGTGTCCTGCGGCAGGGGGCTGGCGTTCGGGCCGGACAGGTGATAACGGCAGGTGACCACGCTGAGCGTGACGCCCTGAATGCAGGCCTCCGCATCCATGTAGCAGCGGTTGAAATACGTGAGGCCGTCGGAGGCACACGTGAAGCTGGGTTCGCTCTCGCAGCGGTCCTGACATTTGCATACCGGCTGCCCCTCCCACACGTCACACACCGCCCCCTGCTGGCTGCACACGAACTCATCGCAGCTGGCCACGCCTCCTGCCGGAACACCCGCCCCCGACTGGCCGTCATCACCGTCAGAGAAACGGGATGCCACACAGCTCAGCAGGCCGCACACGTTAGTACAGCACTTCTCAAAGGCGGCGCAATCCTGCAGAAACACAAACACCAGTTAGTGCAGCCTTTCAATTAACTATTGCACTTATATCCAGCTTTACCCCTATACGTACTCATGTAAAGAGAAATTTAGGctactatatagcaaatctcgaATATAGTCAGCCAACTCTAAACAGACTtttagggtcattaaaaaaaaaactctgcacATCACTTTGGTGTGGCCAGTGACACAATAGTGCTATTTAAGGTCTTGCTTACTGTGGACTGAAGGGCACAGGTCATCATTGGTGGTCTGCTACATTTTTCCAGTCAAAATGCCAgtcaacaaaaaaagagaagttaTTAAATTTCTTACTAGGTCAGTTACAAAAAGTTACAAAAAGAATACCTTTACAAACTTTTACCGTTTTATCAACTCCTTGTCATCATTTAACGccaatacattatattttcatGGGAAAGTGCGCAGCCTCCTCTtctctgctgccatcttgttactcCTAACCTGGTTAGGAGACCTCTCCAGCActcttaaataaattaaataaacctaGTCTTGACACTTAAGGGCCTTTATGAATCACACTTATTCTTAAGTTTAggaataagagtaaaattacgtcattcttagaattttgacacacttaattttttactttgaGCGGCTTCATACATATGGCCCCAATTCATGACACTGTGGGTCCTTCAGTCGGACACCACACAGACATcttaaaaatcatatataagAATGTTTGACAAAATCTTAAAAGTCACTATAGTATGACCCTTCCCTACACTATACCTAAACCTACATGTCACAGGAACCTAACATAATTTTaacattcttatatatatatatatatatatatatatatatatatatatatatatacagtataaaagaATGTTAAAATTACGTTAggttcctgtgatgggtagggttaggtatAGTGTAGGGAAGGACAATAGTAAATTGAGTCAACATAGACATATATTCAACATATAGTCTCATATAAAAGATTTTGTCCTGGTGGGGTCCAAGTAAAGGATATAGTAAAGGATAAGTAAAGTAATAAatacaagtacacacacacacacacacacacacacacggtcatGTTTTGTCAACACACCAGAAGCGACACAACATTACCGAGTAACACCAAGGAtctagttcgcccaaaaatgactTCTGGCATCTTTTAATCACAATGAACTgactatattaaaaaataacttcGCTTTTGcactgaagatgaatgaaagtcataAAGGTTGAACTGGGTTTGGATTTGGAATAATGCAGATATTCTCAAAACAGCACAGTCTGACTCATTTAGTTCTTCTCAAACACAGTGCAGCTCTTTAACACACCCACGTATATCAGTCTTTGATGAACAAAAGCACACAGATGTGACATGCTGAAAAACTGCAAAACTTGTTTTAAATTGAGCTAAAATTGCAAGCGACTTCCTGTCTGTGTCTGAGTGTGTGAAAAATGCAACACGTACAGGGGTTTAGGCTGCAGGGTGTGAATTCAGGAGAACAGTTACGAAAACCCCCGCAGATCTGAGTCAAAGTGCCATTTCAAAATGACGTGTTCTTCAAACCTCCTGTTCATCAGTGAATCCTGAACGCTGTTTCCACACTtcatgaagcagcacaactgttttcaacattgataataatctgaaatgtttcttcagcaggaaatcagcatattagaatgactgctgaaggatcatgtgacactgaagactggagtaatgatgctaaaaattcagctttgatcacaggaataagttacatttcCAGGTCACTGTACGAGAGTCCATGTTAAACTCTGCTTATCTCAATGTTCTACTGTTAGTGTTGTTATTAGAGAGCATCTGTGTTTGTTCACCTGGTCAGTTTGGCATTCCCTCTCACAGGTGCTCTGCGCGTCCACCCACAGGTTCAGGTTGATGTGATTCGGACAGACGCCGGGATGATCCGGAGCGGCGGATCCGGCCGCAGCTGCGGGCCAGAAGCACATGAGGAGCAGAGAGCAGAACGGAGATCCAGAGCCGCTGGAGAACCGCATGAGTGTGACGTCCAGACAGTCCAGATCCAACACGAGTCAGTCTGTCCCGCGGGGGGTTTTACGAACGGCACAAACAACTGCACAAACGTCGTTAAGAGATGAAAGAAGCTGGATCATCTCTTCTGTGAGCGTTCGCCTGTGTTCTGACTGCTGTGTGGCTTCTGAGACTCATGAAGCTCCTCTCTCAGGCTTTCATATGCAAAGCCCGCTGGGAAAGCAAGTGAAGGCCAGTATCTGATGGGATCTCTTTGTCCTACCAGGAGCTCCAGGCCTTTCATTCGCTGACCGCGGccatgacctttgacctgaGCGGGTCACGGCCCTCCAAACCTCCAGACTGAGCCTGGCTCTCACACAAACCTGAGTTCAAAACACGCATTCAACAAGCAGCTCTGATTTATGAGCACTAGTTTCATCTCAGACCAGTGACTGGTGCAACTGGTGTGGAGTTTGGAAAGgattaaattgaattaaatgtagttccaaacgtaggagcctaaacattcagtcctgtcaatcatcattacgagggtatataagcagcagtcactgcgtcaTCCAAGCGACAGttctcttattctccctctgCACAGTTCTGTTATAAGGGGGTTTAGCTCAAAGCTCAAGCCGAGCCTCAGGTTCAagcctccttcgaggacagcaagctAAGTTagttttaccattaaccattaagactgaatgggcaggcgaacttGTGAAACCACaccttgtttgtttgttggccAGAAGAGAACTGAAGAGAACTGATGGAGTTTGGTTTCCTTGACACTATGGcctgcttagttggggacacttaactCTTTTCTTGCCATTGATAGAATTTTCTATCAATCTatattttcactgttatacagcAGGGGGTGCTGTTATGTATCTTCCGAAAAAGTACacaatctccggatcaaaataCTAGTAATGAAAAGTTCAGATCATTTTACTGATCTTTGAATCTCGTttatcaaaatgaacaaatattttttcaagTCATTTCAGCATAATATAGTTAAAATGTTTATAGCCAAAAACAACTACTTATGCGATGTTGATCATATTTTGATAAAGAAACTATGCTACCAAGGCCAAATTATGACAAACAGAAACCGAGTCTTCAGGTTTGAGTCTTTCGTTCTTTTGTCACATGATCGCTTCCCATCTCAGTATCTTACAACAAACAACATTACATTAGTATTACAACTGTATGTTGTTATTATATGCAGGTATCTTTGCTGTATCAAAGTGATTTTCCCCATAATAAGGATAAAGTTTAAAGTAACCAACTCTTTATTACCACATTTACCATCATGACAGAAATTCACAAATGTATAAATtgtaagaaataaaaagctacaATGAGAGACCAGAAACGCATCGCATAACTgtaagagtttaaaaaaaaaaaaaaaaaaaaaaaaaaaaaaacacctaccCGTGTTTGTAAGGAAGTTTATCATTAACTGATTATTAACTGATTTCTGTATCAAGTATGGCTGTCGCGTCACGTGACAAAAGAACGAACGACTCGAACTAATCAATTCTGTTTCCTGTACAGAAGCTGTAGGATGTTGGGCATGCGCAGTCAACCCAAAATGAACGAACCCCTCGATGAGACAACTCGATGTTCCCGAATCATACTAaagattcattcaaactgaACGAATAGTTCATGaagaagcagcagaaacaagtgaaagAAGCATTTCGTATgcacatgtaaagtaatgtgatcaaacattaaacagcatataaatcaaaactgcctaacgttattgaatgaaatgttgaacCCATGAAGAGGAAACGACTGAAGCTTTGAgagtgttgatggactcgatctgcTCCATCTGTGTTCTGATCATCTTTCTGAATCCCATCCAAGTCTTTggcaaaaaacatgattttctcaaatttttgtttcaaatgttgccgttttatgaaacttacccataTTCAagcattgattaaaaaaaaaaaaaaaaaaatagtatgcatgaagctagattttttttttttacttttttttttttttttttcttttacagttcctcTTGATTGCTAACACACTATAACTGATTCCTTTGGCACAGTTTCCCAAACCAATTATTCATTtctcaaaacaaagacacataTCAAACTGTTTAACACATTTCGCCTGTTTTCAGAGGGATTGGCATGATAATGGGTATGACAGTGATGTATTTGCTCTTGGctgaatagatctgctacgctgctgctgctgcagagcaagtacagagaCTTACTACTGCCAATACGTTCACAGACATtactgtgagcatgtaagactgTCTTAGGGAGGTAGAGAAAGTCTTTGTCAGAAGACCAAGAAACTGCTATAGTACTCTATGCTGTAATGAAATTCAGCTGAAGGTGCAAAGGGTGCTGAatttatatctttattttttactgtacagTAATTGACAGTATACTGTATTGTGTTGCATACAGAGTTATTAAATTCTTTGCTATTTTTTCTCTAATGCTCTTCTTCTACTGTAAGATCACTTTACAGTTGAGTAATGAAAAACCAGTCAACAATTCGATCTCACCGTGAGCTCCCAGGACACTCTTGATGTGGTCACAATGTGAGGTCACAGCGCCCTCACTGTGTGCTCAAACTGTGAgattacacactgtaaaatctAATTAGTCATACTTAAAGAAGCAGGCAAACCGATTGCCTAAAAAAACGAAGTAAAGTGAAATAGGAAGCGTATGTTGTACAGACAAATGCTTAGTTACTTAACTTCTAGTTTAGTTACATAACTTCACTTACACAAGAGTTCTagaagctaaaaaaaaagtactgtagAGAATACTTGATAattcactttaaataaaattgaattgttgctactgttgtgttttgcatgctGAATGTTGAAGTCTGTGTGACTCAAGCATGGTCAACTGCAAGATATTGTCACAAATATCGAGGGATTATTTCAACCCGATTACAATTTCACAAGGTGTTTATGACAAATGTAAgcaataaaattgtaaaagatCATTATTTAACATGCAAAATAGAAAAGCTCATGATTTAGTTAGAAGTTAAGTCACCTTTTAAAAGCAACCTATTTATTACTTCCCTTCCTTTGAAACCAAATACCTGATTTCTTGTTGCATCGCTGCATCAATAGAaagataattataatatataaatgaagtTCCAAGTGCCCAACCGGAGGCAACACTAATCACCATCACGGTgagttcaaacaaaaatattttaggaaAATCAACATCCATTTATGAAGACAGTTTGTGATGTTCTCTCTAATTTTTTTAGTTGTATTGACAATTTAACATTCAAGATGACGGTAACAATTCCACGCTGAGTGCAGAACACAACTCTACAGCACAAACGGTTTGCTAACGAATCCTGCTGTGTCCACAGTTTTCCATTGTTGAGAAACAGGAAGTAGAATGCTCTCACTAGTGTTCACTGGGCAGGAAGTATGTTTTTGACTAGAATATTTGATTGAGGTTCGTACAAGTTGATGTGTAGTTACGAGATTGTGTTTACAGAAAATGATGCATTGttttcatgaaaaaaacaaacatttcctaaatcaagaaaaaacgaattactattattttattatattactcAGTATTATTGACTTGATTatactgacactattggatgagaactgaactgagctggatgacaACATCACTGTTCTTTACAGAGCtttaatatttgattaaatttaCACAACATGTGTGCCCGCAACATATTAGCATTTTACTTCAAG
This window encodes:
- the wfikkn1 gene encoding WAP, Kazal, immunoglobulin, Kunitz and NTR domain-containing protein isoform X2 is translated as MRFSSGSGSPFCSLLLMCFWPAAAAGSAAPDHPGVCPNHINLNLWVDAQSTCERECQTDQDCAAFEKCCTNVCGLLSCVASRFSDGDDGQSGAGVPAGGVASCDEFVCSQQGAVCDVWEGQPVCKCQDRCESEPSFTCASDGLTYFNRCYMDAEACIQGVTLSVVTCRYHLSGPNASPLPQDTTAQPTSTADDIEPFPPTLYSNPQHQVIYLGGTASFHCDVIGHPKPDVTWEKQSEVHEQIVMRPDQMYGNVVITNIGQLVVYNAQMWDTGIYTCIARNSAGVLRADYPLSIVRRDNEDFFDDPEAGLLLGRPFSPADCLAAVERGECGEKRVDWFYDAARGSCHAFAHGGCEGGRNRFETYEECRASCQREGLGVCSLPAVQGPCKHWEARWAYNSLMKQCMAFVYGGCHGNKNNFRTRKECEASCPQPKRRPCKNCRPRGKIVASLCRSDFAIVGRLTELIEELDSGIARFHLQQVLRDEKMGLQLFNTQHLEVLLMRMDWSCPCPNITQHHQLPLLVMGEVQDGTAVILPDSYVRPISDRRLKKIHEVLGKKTCEMLQRFQD
- the wfikkn1 gene encoding WAP, Kazal, immunoglobulin, Kunitz and NTR domain-containing protein isoform X1 encodes the protein MKLTGKMKRTTQKKVCFQNYKRPRNASSVLSVSSSSSDDSHAPHQSERMPLQLQLRMKTSTKDCAAFEKCCTNVCGLLSCVASRFSDGDDGQSGAGVPAGGVASCDEFVCSQQGAVCDVWEGQPVCKCQDRCESEPSFTCASDGLTYFNRCYMDAEACIQGVTLSVVTCRYHLSGPNASPLPQDTTAQPTSTADDIEPFPPTLYSNPQHQVIYLGGTASFHCDVIGHPKPDVTWEKQSEVHEQIVMRPDQMYGNVVITNIGQLVVYNAQMWDTGIYTCIARNSAGVLRADYPLSIVRRDNEDFFDDPEAGLLLGRPFSPADCLAAVERGECGEKRVDWFYDAARGSCHAFAHGGCEGGRNRFETYEECRASCQREGLGVCSLPAVQGPCKHWEARWAYNSLMKQCMAFVYGGCHGNKNNFRTRKECEASCPQPKRRPCKNCRPRGKIVASLCRSDFAIVGRLTELIEELDSGIARFHLQQVLRDEKMGLQLFNTQHLEVLLMRMDWSCPCPNITQHHQLPLLVMGEVQDGTAVILPDSYVRPISDRRLKKIHEVLGKKTCEMLQRFQD